GCTTTGGAGAGGTAGATGACAGGGAGGATATAAAATAAACGGAGAAGACAGAGCCCCGTTCCGTTCGAGATCGGGGCTCCGCTTTTGGGGGAGAATTAAGAAAAGGAGAAAGGCCGGACCTTTGATCCGGCCGGGAATGTTTTTTAAAAGGGCCCGTATCCGACCGTGACCGCGATGATCAGCGATGCGAAGGCGATCAGGCACCAGATGCCGAATAGCGGCAGCAGCCATTTTACCCACTTTCCATAGGGGATTTTCGCCATCGCGATCGCCGCGATGACTTCGCCGCTGGTCGGCGCGAGTACGTTTGTGAAGGAGTCTCCCATCTGAAAGGCCAGGACCGCCGTCTGGCGCGTCACGCCGATGACGTCGGCGAGCGGGGCCATGATCGGCATCGTGATCGCCGCCTGCCCCGAACCAGAGGGGACGAGGACGTTGAAAATGTCTTGAACGACGAACATCGCGCAGGCGCTTATCGCCGGCGGCAGGCCGTTGAGCAGTCTGGAAAGGGAGTGGATTATCGTATCCATGATCGAGGCGTTTTCCGTGATGATGATGACGGCGTTGCATAGGCCGATGACCATGCAGGCGAACAGCATATTGTCGCAGCCTTTGAGGAACGCGTCAGCGATCTCGCCGGCTTTCAGCCCGCCGGCGATACCGGCGACGATGCCGACAATGACGAACAGCGCGGCCAGTTCGTCGATATAGAAGCCGAGTTTGAGCACGCCGTAGACGAGTACGGCGATGGCGGCGACGAATGTCAGCAGCACGAGCTTGTGGCGCGTCGTCATGCCCTTGCTTTGGGCTTCGGCGATGGCGGCATGGGTGTGGCTGTTATATTCAAGGTCTATCTCGTGAACGGAGCTGAGCTCAGGATTATTTTTGACCTTGCGCGCGTAAAGCATGACATAAATGATGCTCGCGGTTATCAGCGCGATGAAGACCCCGGCGCGGAAAACGATGCCGGAGAACATCGGCAGCCCGGATATCCCCTGCGCGACGCCGACGGTGAATGGGTTCGTCATCGCCCCCGCGTAGCCCGACGCCGCGGCGCAGAAAACTACGCCGATCGCCGTCAGAGAGTCGAACCCCATCGCGACACAGACCGCGATCATCAAGGGGACGAAGACCAGATATTCCTCAAAGTTACCGGCGAAGGCCGAGCCGCAGCCGAAGATGATCATGCAGACGGGGATGACTACGAGCTCGCGGCCGTCCATTCTTTTTACGACTGATGCCAGGCAGGCGTTCATCGCGCCGGTCGCTTCGATTACGCCGAAAGCGCCGCCGACGAGGAAGAGGAAGAAGATTATATAGGCGGCTCTCTGCATTCCCAGCGTTATTGACATGAAGAACTCAAAAAATCCTACCGGGTGCTGGGCGATGTATTTGAAACTCTGCGGGTTGACGACCTCGCGCTGCGTCGTCGGGTCCATAACGCGCTCGTATACGCCGGCCGGGACTATGTAGGTCG
The window above is part of the Cloacibacillus evryensis DSM 19522 genome. Proteins encoded here:
- a CDS encoding YfcC family protein yields the protein MENTSEKKTKLKALNPIVLLAIILVIAAIATYIVPAGVYERVMDPTTQREVVNPQSFKYIAQHPVGFFEFFMSITLGMQRAAYIIFFLFLVGGAFGVIEATGAMNACLASVVKRMDGRELVVIPVCMIIFGCGSAFAGNFEEYLVFVPLMIAVCVAMGFDSLTAIGVVFCAAASGYAGAMTNPFTVGVAQGISGLPMFSGIVFRAGVFIALITASIIYVMLYARKVKNNPELSSVHEIDLEYNSHTHAAIAEAQSKGMTTRHKLVLLTFVAAIAVLVYGVLKLGFYIDELAALFVIVGIVAGIAGGLKAGEIADAFLKGCDNMLFACMVIGLCNAVIIITENASIMDTIIHSLSRLLNGLPPAISACAMFVVQDIFNVLVPSGSGQAAITMPIMAPLADVIGVTRQTAVLAFQMGDSFTNVLAPTSGEVIAAIAMAKIPYGKWVKWLLPLFGIWCLIAFASLIIAVTVGYGPF